A window of Komagataella phaffii GS115 chromosome 1, complete sequence contains these coding sequences:
- a CDS encoding WD repeat-containing protein gives MDYNLYGFSKRQSISEGTPYSKEHPHGTLGDRQAGFHSQPQFALPTFNSLPRRSAYYETHYPLYYSDWTNIQGNSNDYVALSSYSEDSTNKVQIVKGIREINERDDEDIQFSKTGEVSVNYPVTKLQWDPQVASGRSYEPKLATSSECLRLYEYHEEGEISQLVETAILSNPKNKSFHQLPPMTSMDWCSADPSYIITCSIDTTCTLWDVSKGAGVAKTQLIAHDSEVFDVQFLHNSQNLFASCGNDGSVRLFDLRCLDRSTIIYEPHAAASSGDHASSSSYNKRHPLLRISASNYNQNHITAIEANSNRLVVLDLRYAGSPIRILDHHAGNINSVKWHPYKNFLLTVGDDCQAFIYDFNALEGSKPLTTTSSSNSLASGNSLKRVHTNGESDMPIMAYSDTIELNNATWSSKGDWVGLVGGKGFQAVKVDD, from the coding sequence ATGGACTACAACTTATATGGCTTTTCCAAGCGTCAGTCGATCAGTGAGGGAACGCCATATAGTAAAGAGCATCCTCATGGAACTCTGGGTGATCGGCAAGCTGGATTTCATTCTCAGCCGCAGTTTGCTCTTCCCACCTTCAACTCTCTGCCACGAAGGTCTGCCTACTACGAGACCCATTACCCATTGTACTATTCCGATTGGACCAATATTCAAGGAAATTCGAACGATTATGTAGCTCTCAGTAGTTACAGTGAAGATTCGACGAATAAAGTTCAGATCGTGAAAGGCATAAGAGAAATCAACGAAAGAGACGATGAGGACATTCAGTTCTCAAAGACAGGAGAAGTTTCTGTGAATTACCCAGTGACCAAACTACAGTGGGACCCTCAGGTGGCGTCTGGAAGGAGTTATGAACCTAAACTGGCTACATCCTCGGAATGTTTACGACTATACGAATACCatgaagaaggagaaataTCACAATTGGTGGAGACAGCAATTTTATCCAACCCCAAGAATAAGAgttttcatcaacttccGCCTATGACTTCCATGGACTGGTGCAGTGCCGACCCCTCCTATATAATTACCTGTTCCATAGATACGACGTGCACTTTATGGGATGTTTCCAAGGGAGCTGGGGTCGCTAAGACACAGTTGATTGCGCACGATAGTGAAGTTTTTGACGTGCAATTTTTGCACAATAGCCAGAACCTTTTTGCCAGTTGTGGAAACGATGGTTCTGTTAGATTGTTCGATCTACGCTGTCTAGACAGATCTACCATTATCTATGAACCACACGCGGCAGCATCGTCCGGAGATCATGCTTCGAGCTCTTCTTACAATAAGCGACATCCATTGTTGAGGATTAGTGCTTCCAATTACAACCAAAACCATATAACTGCCATCGAAGCAAACAGCAACAGGTTGGTGGTTCTCGACCTGCGGTATGCTGGATCTCCTATTAGAATCCTGGACCATCATGCGGGCAACATAAATAGCGTCAAGTGGCACCCGTACAAGAACTTTCTGCTTACTGTGGGGGATGATTGTCAAGCGTTCATATATGACTTCAACGCCCTGGAGGGGTCGAAACCTCTCACCACCACAAGCTCATCGAACTCATTGGCAAGTGGGAACTCACTTAAGCGAGTTCACACTAATGGCGAATCCGATATGCCTATAATGGCTTACTCCGATACCATTGAGTTGAACAACGCCACATGGAGCTCCAAAGGTGACTGGGTTGGTCTGGTGGGAGGTAAGGGTTTCCAAGCtgtcaaagttgatgattAA
- a CDS encoding ubiquitin-conjugating enzyme: MSFKGKRLAKEYKDLVSNQVPGITCEATDSFDTLVIQVSVLDNPLYIDDSYRLRFIFSDKYPFSPPQVQFIDKIPIHPHIYSNGHICLNILGNDWTPSQTVASISMSVQSMLASNNLNQRPPDDDNYVKHAPENPQHSSFYYHDDTV; the protein is encoded by the coding sequence atgtctttcaaaggaaagaGACTGGCTAAGGAATACAAGGACCTAGTATCCAATCAGGTACCCGGAATCACATGCGAAGCTACTGATAGTTTTGATACTTTGGTCATCCAAGTTTCAGTCTTGGACAACCCACTTTATATTGATGACAGTTACAGATTGAGATTTATATTCTCTGACAAATACCCATTTTCCCCGCCACAAGTTCAATTCATTGACAAGATCCCCATACACCCTCATATATACTCCAATGGCCATATCTGCCTGAACATTTTGGGTAACGATTGGACCCCTTCCCAGACAGTGGCATCCATATCCATGAGTGTGCAAAGTATGCTTGCAAGCAACAACTTGAACCAGAGGCCACCAGACGACGACAATTATGTAAAACATGCACCTGAAAACCCCCAGCATAGCTCATTTTACTACCACGATGATACTGTTTAA
- a CDS encoding ATP-dependent helicase, protein MAFTTNIREHLGWLEKTKENIPPKNVLERLQNVAKESGSTIRLTAPLAASPSLNKNSAPLQPQTQTQSNGATGPVENSLSALHTVDSTRRVSTLKSYKPQMAPITRNSAQQLPQAIDLTDDVSDEEHLVPSKENLTQKRTKRAEQSKSDAPAKRAKVTKSPFVEPTTTKSNPSLNKLKKQELVDILANQETLMEMFQSKIQILEERDAITNSRKLSEEDKCSKRAELQLEIDRLDLQITNLMTTISNLKGKKHNTTEKTTEQEGNNDSNAPEIDNHPVNPESPLSPTQPQPHNPFREPYPDSLLDDFSDADIDLTFGDSIADVTNELEHNDDSSRIQTQEHEILPMDEEEQMLLQNFVVHEDGRSNKGSVFEDEMSEDADYVEYTKSVDGDFTEHQIPRVSKEELENLKDSVDEEVDIIDDSAPQNDYDVLKGVEFSDDEEIESDSSIEVIDVVQYNEEREINTQNIKKELQTEELFDLNSDDEHELVNLSGGKTDSTVGLSSHNEELPQFEDSHRRFSTETHKYPWTDEVFYILRETFKLESFRSNQLEAVNATLSGEDVFVLMPTGGGKSLCYQLPALVQSGSTRGTTVVVSPLISLMQDQVEHLIANKIKAGMINSKGTVQERRQMFDLLNSGDLDLIYLSPEMISASNQARSSLKRLHRIGKLARIVVDEAHCVSSWGHDFRPDYKTLNYFKKEYPDIPVMALTATANEHVVMDIVHNLGLNKPQCFKQSFNRTNLFYKVQVKTKTHLDEITNMINGQYRNQTGIIYCHSKNSCEQTSARLIQNGIKCSFYHAGMTTEDRFAVQSAWQSDKIRVICATIAFGMGIDKPDVRFVIHLTVPRTLEGYYQETGRAGRDGNHSDCIMFYSYRDVRTLQTMIQKDVDLTRENKENHLNKLRKVIQYCENGTDCRRQQVLQYFNENFDKKDCQKQCDNCVKGNDSTTEERDVTNFARDMVNLVKSLQDEKITLLYCQDLFRGSKSNKVMSSGHDSNPYYGKGRNINKGDVERIFFHLIYEQILMEYSVMNGAGFACNYIKLGKHANSVLCGTRKIVVAFSTAIDRTKAPNKPTSKPASKAKLTRVQPAVSNELANFRYNGSESSFLSASSILKNQQSTSPIVLPKRAFSIREEEAHVEYCYRELNDIRSRRLHEIGWKSSATLVSDESLRDMAFKLPQNEQEFQSLAGMNPHQLQYFKLFRTKLKALMNIRQAGYKDYQLEILTGNAEQDQNQHNSPYFAPRAPTERDKQILTQLSSVFDASQASSTKPMPASTSQQRTSGNHHNGRKKPFRRRKKSSSIKVMK, encoded by the coding sequence ATGGCCTTCACCACAAACATCCGAGAGCATTTGGGGTGGTTGGAGAAGACCAAGGAGAACATTCCGCCTAAGAATGTCTTGGAAAGACTGCAGAATGTGGCAAAGGAGAGTGGTTCAACCATACGATTAACAGCACCTTTAGCTGCCTCTCCTTCTCTTAACAAAAATTCAGCTCCGTTACAACCACAAACACAGACACAGAGTAATGGAGCCACTGGCCCAGTAGaaaattctctttctgcTTTACACACTGTGGACTCGACTCGTCGGGTATctactttgaaaagctaCAAGCCACAGATGGCCCCCATAACTAGAAACTCTGCTCAGCAATTACCACAGGCCATAGATCTTACAGATGATGTATCGGATGAGGAGCACCTAGTGCCTTCTAAGGAAAATCTTACACAgaaaagaaccaaaagagcCGAACAGTCAAAATCGGACGCCCCAGCTAAGCGAGCGAAGGTTACTAAATCTCCATTCGTAGAGCCAACCACAACCAAATCTAACCCGTCAttgaacaaattgaaaaaacaGGAATTAGTGGACATATTAGCTAATCAAGAGACACTTATGGAAATGTTCCAAAGCAAAATACAGATACTTGAGGAAAGAGATGCGATAACGAATAGCAGAAAACTCTCGGAAGAAGACAAATGCTCTAAAAGAGCAGAGTTGCAACTTGAGATCGATAGATTGGACTTACAGATAACGAACCTAATGACAACAATTTCCAACTTGAAGGGCAAAAAACACAACACGACGGAGAAAACTACAGAACAGGAAGGAAACAATGACAGTAATGCACCAGAAATAGATAACCACCCCGTTAATCCTGAAAGTCCATTGTCTCCCACTCAACCACAACCTCACAATCCTTTTAGAGAACCATATCCAGACTCCTTACTGGATGACTTTAGCGATGCAGACATTGATCTCACGTTTGGTGATTCAATTGCAGATGTCACCAACGAGCTTGAACACAACGACGACTCTTCAAGAATACAGACACAGGAACACGAAATACTGCCCATGGACGAGGAGGAACAAATGCTTCTCCAGAATTTTGTAGTGCATGAAGATGGACGATCTAACAAAGGGAGTGTGTTCGAAGACGAAATGAGTGAAGATGCAGACTATGTGGAGTATACAAAATCCGTTGATGGGGATTTCACTGAGCATCAAATACCACGCGTTTCTAAGGAAGAGCTGGAAAACCTCAAAGACTCGGTAGACGAGGAGGTGGATATAATTGACGATAGTGCTCCTCAAAATGATTATGACGTTCTCAAAGGAGTAGAGTTTTCCGATGATGAGGAGATCGAAAGTGATAGCAGCATTGAAGTGATAGATGTTGTCCAGTATAATGAAGAAAGGGAAATCAACActcaaaatatcaaaaaggaacttcaaactgaagaactttttgatttaAATAGCGATGACGAACATGAGCTAGTAAATCTGTCAGGTGGGAAGACTGATTCTACTGTCGGACTCTCGTCTCATAATGAGGAGTTACctcaatttgaagatagtCACAGGAGATTTAGTACAGAAACTCATAAGTATCCTTGGACAGATGAAGTCTTTTACATTCTTAGGGAGACTTTCAAATTAGAATCTTTCAGATCTAACCAGTTGGAAGCTGTCAACGCCACATTGTCAGGAGAAGATGTGTTTGTTTTGATGCCAACAGGAGGAGGAAAATCTTTATGCTATCAACTGCCGGCTTTAGTCCAATCAGGAAGCACTCGAGGAACaactgttgttgtttctcCATTGATATCTTTGATGCAAGATCAAGTAGAACATTTGATAGCTAACAAGATCAAGGCAGGAATGATCAATTCCAAAGGTACTGTGCAAGAGCGTCGACAGATGTTTGACCTGCTGAACAGCGGAGATCTGGATTTGATCTACTTGTCTCCGGAAATGATCAGTGCCAGCAATCAAGCTAGAAGCTCTTTGAAGCGGCTTCATAGAATTGGCAAGTTAGCAAGAATTGTTGTAGATGAAGCCCACTGTGTTTCGTCTTGGGGCCACGACTTCCGCCCAGATTACAAAACATTGAActacttcaagaaagagtaTCCGGATATACCTGTTATGGCGCTGACAGCCACCGCTAACGAGCACGTTGTTATGGACATTGTTCACAATCTAGGTCTGAATAAGCCACAATGTTTCAAACAAAGTTTCAACCGGACAAATCTTTTTTACAAAGTTCAGGTGAAAACGAAAACTCATCTAGATGAGATTACTAATATGATCAATGGGCAATATCGTAATCAAACTGGTATCATTTACTGTCACTCTAAGAACTCATGTGAACAAACTAGTGCCCGTCTGATTCAGAATGGTATCAAATGTTCTTTCTATCATGCTGGAATGACGACTGAAGATCGCTTTGCAGTACAATCTGCTTGGCAATCCGACAAAATTAGAGTGATTTGTGCAACTATCGCTTTTGGAATGGGTATTGACAAGCCAGATGTCCGATTCGTTATTCATTTAACCGTTCCTAGAACGCTTGAGGGATATTATCAGGAAACAGGGCGAGCTGGAAGAGACGGAAATCATTCTGATTGCATCATGTTTTACAGTTACAGAGATGTGAGGACTTTACAGACgatgattcaaaaagaCGTTGATTTGACCAGggaaaataaagaaaatcaCCTAAATAAATTGCGTAAGGTGATTCAATACTGCGAGAATGGCACAGATTGCAGAAGGCAGCAAGTACTGCAATACTTTAACGAGAACTTTGATAAGAAGGATTGTCAAAAGCAATGTGACAATTGCGTTAAAGGGAACGATTCGACTACCGAAGAAAGAGATGTAACCAACTTTGCTCGTGACATGGTTAACCTTGTGAAGAGTTTacaagatgaaaaaatcacGCTGCTGTATTGTCAAGATCTATTTAGAGGGTCGAAAAGCAACAAGGTGATGTCTTCGGGCCATGATAGTAATCCCTACTATGGTAAAGGTAGAAACATAAACAAAGGAGacgttgaaagaattttctttcatcttATATATGAGCAGATTCTCATGGAGTACTCAGTGATGAATGGTGCAGGGTTTGCCTGCAATTATATTAAACTTGGGAAACATGCCAATTCGGTATTGTGTGGAACCAGAAAGATTGTAGTGGCATTTTCAACAGCCATTGATCGTACCAAGGCTCCCAACAAGCCCACGTCAAAGCCGGCATCCAAGGCTAAGCTGACAAGAGTTCAACCTGCTGTTTCCAACGAACTGGCCAACTTTAGGTATAATGGAAGCGAaagttcttttctttccgCTTCTTCTatcttgaagaatcaaCAATCCACTTCGCCTATTGTCTTGCCAAAGAGGGCATTCTCCAttagagaagaagaagcccATGTTGAATACTGTTACAGAGAGTTGAATGACATCCGCAGTCGTCGTCTACATGAGATTGGATGGAAATCCTCTGCGACATTAGTCAGTGACGAAAGCCTAAGGGATATGGCATTCAAACTGCCCCAAAATGAGCAGGAATTTCAATCATTGGCAGGTATGAACCCTCATCAATTACAATATTTCAAGCTATTCAGAACCAAATTGAAGGCATTAATGAATATACGGCAAGCCGGATATAAGGACTATCAATTAGAAATCCTCACAGGCAATGCtgaacaagatcaaaaCCAGCATAATTCACCATATTTTGCCCCCAGGGCTCCTACTGAAAGAGATAAGCAGATCCTAACTCAACTAAGCAGTGTATTCGATGCATCTCAAGCTTCCAGCACTAAACCCATGCCAGCTTCCACATCCCAACAACGCACCAGTGGGAATCATCACAATGGCAGGAAAAAACCCTTCAGGCGACGCAAAAAGAGCTCTTCCATCAAGGTTATGAAGTGA
- a CDS encoding Glycine dehydrogenase [decarboxylating], mitochondrial, translating to MLRTQFSKALLRSHRVKACARVATAITSRRFVSDTTSATFRSIYEKGSSTPSPYDGTDSFPRRHLGPTPKNVEEMLKDLKESDLDSFIAKVVPDNVLIRRSLKVQPLKGFTESEMLADLARIAEKNDLVKPLIGKGFYGTIIPPVILRNLLENPGWYTSYTPYQPEVSQGRLESLLNFQTVISDLTGLPVANASLLDESSAAAEAMILSFTSLKSKKPKYFVDSNIHEQTLAVLKSRAHTLNIEVVVADLTTDEGFATLQENKDQLCGAMVQYPATDGSIKTFKAYSRIAELVHSVKGLYAVASDLMALTLLHAPSKFGADIVFGSSQRFGVPLGYGGPHAAFFSVVESLQRKIPGRIVGVSKDRLGNNALRLALQTREQHIKRERATSNICTAQALLANIAANYVVYHGIEGLRNISKRIHGFTTLLANSINESSNYRVLNEKWFDTLSVDVGSADEFIAKALSKNFNVFKVNSSTIQLSLDETVTKDELTTLISLFTGLSEVQLPETLPSFYEEWTRQDDILTNEVLRTHRSETSMLRYLYNLQKKDISLADSMISLGSCTMKLNATVEMMPISWPKFANIHPFAPKDQVKGYTELIVELEKDLADITGFHSTTLQPNSGAQGEYTGLSVIAKYFESKGEAHRNIVLIPVSAHGTNPASAAMAGLKVVPIKCLKDGSLDLQDLETKASKHAKNLAAMMVTYPSTYGLFEPGIIDAINIIHNHGGQVYLDGANMNAQVGLTSPGDLGADVCHLNLHKTFAIPHGGGGPGVGPICVKEHLTPFLPSHPIISTTNQTEQSINPVVAAPFGSASILPISYAYIKMMGGSNLQYSSIIAILNANYMVAKLKNHYEILFTGGDDKYCGHEFIIDLRPFKKFGIEAIDVAKRLQDYGFHAPTMSFPIPGTLMVEPTESEYKEELDRFIDSMISIREEIRKVENGETDGAILHNSPHNLKDIISTSDAEWSQRGYTREEAAYPLPFLKEQKTWPTVSRVDDTYGDMNLLCTCPSVEEVAASQ from the coding sequence ATGTTAAGAACCCAGTTCTCCAAAGCATTGTTGAGATCACACAGAGTGAAGGCGTGCGCCCGTGTAGCTACAGCAATCACGTCAAGAAGATTCGTCTCTGACACGACCTCAGCTACATTCAGATCCATTTATGAGAAGGGATCAAGCACTCCATCTCCGTACGATGGAACGGACAGTTTCCCAAGACGCCATTTAGGTCCCACTCCcaaaaatgttgaagaaatgttgaaagatttgaaagaatctGACTTGGATTCGTTCATAGCAAAGGTCGTGCCTGACAACGTCCTGATAAGAAGAAGCTTAAAGGTACAGCCCTTGAAAGGTTTCACCGAGTCTGAAATGTTGGCTGATCTAGCCAGAATTGCCGAGAAGAATGACTTGGTTAAGCCTTTGATTGGTAAAGGATTTTATGGCACCATTATCCCTCCTGTGATTCTTCGTAATTTGCTCGAGAATCCAGGATGGTACACATCTTACACCCCATATCAGCCCGAAGTAAGTCAGGGACGATTGGAAAGTTTACTCAATTTCCAAACTGTCATCAGTGATCTGACAGGCCTCCCGGTCGCCAATgcttctcttttggatgaGTCGTCTGCAGCTGCAGAAGCAATGATTCTCAGTTTTACCTCACTGAAAAGTAAGAAGCCCAAATATTTTGTTGATTCCAATATTCATGAGCAAACTTTAGCCGTTTTAAAGAGTAGAGCCCACACTCTCAACATTGAGGTTGTCGTGGCAGACCTTACTACAGACGAAGGTTTTGCAACTTTGCAAGAGAACAAGGATCAGTTATGTGGTGCCATGGTCCAATATCCTGCCACTGATGGTTCAATTAAAACGTTCAAGGCCTATTCAAGGATTGCTGAACTTGTTCATAGTGTTAAAGGTCTATATGCTGTCGCTTCTGATTTAATGGCTCTTACGTTACTCCACGCACCTTCTAAGTTTGGTGCCGATATTGTCTTCGGTAGCTCCCAAAGATTTGGTGTCCCTTTAGGCTATGGAGGTCCTCATGCTGCCTTTTTCTCTGTTGTTGAAAGCCTACAACGAAAAATCCCTGGAAGAATTGTTGGTGTTTCAAAAGACCGATTGGGAAACAACGCTTTAAGATTAGCTTTACAGACCAGGGAGCAGCATATCAAGCGAGAAAGGGCCACTTCTAATATCTGTACTGCACAAGCATTGTTAGCCAATATTGCGGCCAACTATGTCGTTTATCACGGTATTGAAGGCTTGAGAAACATCAGTAAGAGAATTCATGGATTCACTACTCTTCTTGCCAACTCCATCAATGAATCATCAAATTACAGGGTGCTGAATGAGAAATGGTTTGACACTCTGAGCGTTGATGTGGGAAGTGCGGATGAATTCATTGCTAAGGCACTTTCTAAGAatttcaatgttttcaagGTTAATAGCTCTACTATCCAATTGTCATTAGATGAAACAGTTACAAAGGATGAACTGACGACGTTGATTAGTCTTTTTACCGGTTTGTCAGAAGTTCAGCTTCCAGAAACACTCCCTTCATTCTATGAGGAATGGACCAGACAGGATGATATTCTTACTAATGAGGTTCTCAGAACACATCGATCAGAGACCTCCATGCTCCGATACCTTTACAACTTGCAGAAGAAAGATATATCATTAGCTGATTCCATGATATCTCTAGGTTCTTGTACCATGAAGTTGAATGCTACTGTAGAAATGATGCCGATATCATGGCCTAAGTTTGCAAACATCCATCCATTCGCTCCCAAGGATCAAGTCAAGGGGTACACTGAGTTGATTGTTGAACTGGAGAAGGATCTGGCTGACATCACCGGCTTCCATTCTACTACGCTTCAACCCAATTCAGGGGCTCAGGGTGAATACACTGGCCTTAGTGTGATTGCTAAGTATTTTGAGAGCAAAGGGGAAGCCCACAGAAATATTGTTTTGATCCCAGTATCCGCTCATGGCACCAACCCAGCTTCAGCTGCTATGGCTGGATTAAAGGTGGTCCCCATCAAATGTTTGAAAGACGGTTCTTTGGACCTGCAGGATCTGGAAACCAAAGCATCGAAACATGCCAAGAATTTGGCTGCTATGATGGTTACCTACCCTTCCACATAtggactttttgaacctgGTATTATTGATGCCATCAATATCATCCATAACCATGGTGGTCAAGTATATTTAGATGGTGCTAACATGAATGCTCAAGTGGGATTAACATCCCCAGGAGACCTGGGAGCTGATGTATGTCATCTAAATTTACATAAGACTTTTGCCATTCCTCATGGCGGAGGAGGACCGGGTGTTGGCCCTATTTGTGTTAAGGAGCACCTCACTCCCTTCCTACCCAGTCATCCGATAATTTCTACCACCAACCAGACTGAGCAGAGTATTAATCCAGTTGTTGCAGCTCCCTTTGGTAGTGCTTCCATTTTGCCTATCAGTTATGCCTATATTAAAATGATGGGTGGAAGCAATTTGCAGTATTCGTCAATAATTGCAATTCTAAATGCCAACTATATGGTAGCCAAGCTAAAGAACCATTATGAAATTTTATTCACAGGTGGCGATGACAAGTACTGTGGCCATGAGTTCATTATTGATCTTAGACCATTCAAGAAATTCGGAATTGAGGCCATTGATGTGGCCAAGCGTCTGCAAGATTATGGATTCCATGCTCCTACCATGTCGTTCCCTATTCCGGGCACATTGATGGTAGAACCAACTGAATCCGAatacaaagaagaattagaCAGATTCATTGACTCTATGATCTCTATTAGAGAAGAAATCCGTAAAGTAGAAAACGGAGAAACAGATGGTGCAATCTTGCACAACTCCCCACACAACCTAAAAGATATTATTAGCACAAGTGACGCTGAGTGGTCCCAGAGAGGATACACAAGAGAGGAGGCAGCCTACCCATTGccatttttgaaggagCAAAAGACATGGCCCACTGTTTCCAGGGTTGATGACACTTACGGAGACATGAACTTGCTGTGTACTTGCCCTTCGGTTGAAGAGGTCGCTGCTAGTCAATAG